One Camelus bactrianus isolate YW-2024 breed Bactrian camel chromosome 14, ASM4877302v1, whole genome shotgun sequence genomic region harbors:
- the OLFM4 gene encoding olfactomedin-4 — protein MRPGLPCLLTLLCFLGPAMGKTLLPTNSDFYAITTAESSWSTPTSGSSLFIPTSGSSPSIPTSGSDWSSSSSQSQSFSNFTGSTDERGICQCSVVLPDTTFPVERVERLEVTAQAISKKFNKELSKVKEYVQLISVYEKKLFNLTVRIEIMEKDSISYTELDFELIKIEVREMEKLIKRLKVGFVGSTVIVDQLEVEIRNMTLLVEKLETLDKNNVLAIRREILALKNRLKECEASKEEIGPTPPAPGSCAHGGVVNISRPDIVKLNWRGFSYKYGAWGRDYLPQHPGKGLYWVAPLDTDGRILQYYRLYNTMDDLLLYTNAQQNRITYGQGSGIAVYKNSMYVNWYNTGNIARVNLTTNKVAQTQTLPNAAYNNRFSYANVGWQDIDLAADENGLWVIYATEASTGNMVISKLNDTTLEVLNTWQTRQYKPSVTNAFMVCGVLYATRTLNTRTEEIFYYYDTNTGKEGRLSIVMQKMMENLQSINYHPFEQKLFVYNDGYLLTYDLVFQQKPQ, from the exons ATGAGGCCGGGTCTCCCCTGCCTGCTCACCCTCCTGTGCTTCCTAGGCCCAGCCATGGGGAAAACCTTGCTCCCCACCAACTCTGACTTCTACGCCATAACCACCGCTGAGTCCAGCTggtccacccccacctctggctcCAGCCTGTTCATCCCCACTTCTGGCTCCAGTCCATCCATCCCTACCTCTGGCTCTGACTGGTCCAGCTCCAGCTCCCAGTCCCAG tcCTTTTCTAATTTCACCGGCTCCACGGATGAGCGCGGGATCTGCCAGTGCTCCGTCGTCCTGCCAGACACCACCTTTCCCGTGGAGAGAGTGGAACGCTTGGAGGTCACGGCTCAAGCTATCTCCAAGAAGTTCAACAAAGAGCTTTCTAAA GTGAAGGAATATGTCCAGTTAATCAGCGTGTATGAGAAGAAACTCTTCAACCTAACTGTCCGAATAGAGATTATGGAAAAAGATTCCATTTCTTACACGGAACTGGACTTTGAACTGATCAAGATAGAAGTGagggagatggagaaactgaTTAAACGGCTGAAGGTCGGTTTTGTTGGAAGCACAGTGATTGTTGACCAGCTGGAAGTAGAG atAAGGAATATGACTCTCCTGGTAGAGAAACTCGAGACGCTAGACAAAAACAATGTTCTTGCCATTCGCCGAGAAATCCTGGCTCTGAAGAACCGGCTCAAGGAATGTGAGGCCTCTAAAGAGGAAATTGGCCCCACTCCTCCGGCTCCAG GGAGCTGTGCTCACGGTGGTGTGGTGAACATCAGCAGACCAGATATAGTTAAGCTCAACTGGAGAGGGTTTTCCTATAAGTATGGTGCCTGGGGGAGGGATTACTTGCCCCAGCATCCAGGCAAAGGGCTGTACTGGGTGGCACCTTTGGATACAGATGGGAGAATTTTGCAATATTACAGACTTTACAATACAATGGATGATTTGCTATTGTACACAAATGCCCAGCAGAATCGGATTACCTATGGCCAAGGCAGTGGTATAGCAGTTTACAAGAACAGCATGTATGTGAACTGGTACAACACGGGGAACATTGCCAGAGTTAACCTGACCACCAACAAGGTTGCTCAGACTCAAACTCTCCCGAATGCTGCCTACAATAACCGCTTTTCGTATGCTAATGTTGGTTGGCAAGATATTGACTTGGCTGCGGATGAGAATGGATTGTGGGTGATTTACGCCACTGAAGCCAGCACTGGTAACATGGTGATTAGTAAACTCAACGACACCACACTTGAGGTGCTAAACACTTGGCAGACCAGGCAGTATAAACCATCTGTGACTAATGCGTTCATGGTGTGTGGGGTTCTGTATGCCACCCGTACTCTGAACACCAGAACAGAAGAGATTTTCTACTACTATGACACAAACACAGGGAAAGAGGGCAGACTAAGCATTGTCATGCAGAAGATGATGGAAAACTTGCAGAGTATTAACTATCACCCTTTCGAGCAGAAACTTTTTGTCTATAACGATGGTTATCTTCTGACTTACGATCTTGTCTTCCAGCAAAAACCCCAGTAA